One segment of Odontesthes bonariensis isolate fOdoBon6 chromosome 1, fOdoBon6.hap1, whole genome shotgun sequence DNA contains the following:
- the snrpa1 gene encoding U2 small nuclear ribonucleoprotein A': MVKLSAELIELAAQYTNPVRDRELDLRGYKIPVLENLGATLDQFDTIDFSDNEVRKLDGFPLLKRLKTLLMNNNRICRVGENLEQSLPSLKELVLTNNNIQELGDLDPLASVKTLTLLSLLRNPVTNKKHYRLYVINKVPQIRVLDFQKVKLKERQEAEKMFKGKRGAQLAQDIARRTKTFTPGVAAQPEKRRAGASQADVEAIKNAISSATSLAEVERLKGMLQAGQIPGRDLRQGPTGMEEEEEDEGNTAEVEAHMEEGYGEETNDREQGEDDEDMDEEPHENGS, encoded by the exons ATGGTGAAGTTATCTGCGGAGCTGATTGAGCTGGCTGCTCAGTATACCAACCCGGTGAGAGACAGGGAGCTGGATTTACGAG GTTATAAAATCCCTGTGCTTGAAAACCTCGGCGCGACTCTGGATCAGTTCGACACCATTGACTTCTCTGATAATGAAGTCAGAAAACTGGATGGCTTCCCCTTGCTGAAAAGACTGAAGACGTTGCTCATGAACAACAACAGGATCTG TCGTGTAGGTGAGAATCTGGAGCAGTCTCTGCCGAGTCTGAAAGAACTGGTTCTAACTAACAACAACATCCAGGAGCTG GGTGACCTGGACCCACTGGCCTCAGTGAAAACATTAACCCTTCTCAG CTTGTTAAGGAATCCAGTGACGAACAAGAAGCATTACAGGCTCTATGTCATCAACAAAGTTCCACAGATCCGTGTGCTCGATTTTCAGAAAGTAAAACTCAAG GAACGCCAGGAGGCAGAGAAGATGTTCAAAGGCAAACGAGGTGCTCAGCTTGCACAGGATATTGCCAGGCGAACAAAAAC GTTTACTCCTGGAGTGGCAGCGCAGCCTGAGAAGAGAAGGGCGGGGGCATCTCAAGCAGATGTGGAAGCCATCAAG AATGCCATCAGTAGTGCTACATCGCTGGCTGAGGTGGAGAGGCTGAAAGGCATGCTGCAGGCTGGACAGATCCCAGGCCGAGATCTTAGACAAG GTCCAACTGggatggaggaggaagaagaggatgaGGGTAacactgcagaggtggaggcgcATATGGAGGAAGGTTATGGAGAAGAGACGAATGACCGGGAACAGGGGGAGGATGATGAAGACATGGATGAAGAGCCACATGAAAATGGCTCCTGA